The Limanda limanda chromosome 13, fLimLim1.1, whole genome shotgun sequence region tccacagTCACAACGAAAGTTcttgcagaaaaacacacagaaaaaaaaataacagaaacaccaaatatatttatatatttggtgTTTCTTAAAACAGTTTCACTCCTTTTATCATTTTTTCTGTATTATTGACTTACAGagcattacattattattattatcaacacaGCCTTACGTCCTTCACATGTAAACAGCACATTGGCTCAGATCTAAACTCACATTGATGAACGAACTGATAAGGGACGAGAGTGATGAGAGTTTGGTCGTATCACACAGACCCAACCAGGCTGCAGCTGTTTCCTGCTCTGAGCTGCAGGCGAAGTCAGTCAGTAAagaaaccagacgatcacagaCACATAATGAAAACTGACCGAGAGGAGAAATTAAACATGGAACTGAGCCAGGTGTCGAACGAGCAACAGAAGCAAATATGTCGTGAGGTTTCGTGGAATTAGACGACGAGAGGAGACAGTGGAGCTGAATGAAGAATCAAACAGAATCCAGGGGAGAGTCAGTCCGACTCATTTGAGTTGAGCGgaggtttctcttcatctgctcCTGTGGTTCATCAGCTTCAATGATACAATACTGAGACACTTTGATATTTAATCTCCATATTCTGTACAACAGCAGTCAGAGTTGTACAGTATTCTCTCTCTGATGACCTTGTTTTCTCTAAACTCTAAGTCACAGGTCTTGAGTTCAGAGGGATCTTCATCTAAATAATGTCATGAATCCGGCTCCAGAGGAGCAGAACCACTAATGACCTTTATAATGAGAGGCCTGGAGTCAGCCtgcctctcctcacctcctgctgtgacCTCTGCCCCTTCACTGTTCGTCCTTTTGTCTTAAGCTCTCACTTTCCTTTTTCAACAGATTTATTTCTCTACGTCCTCCAGCTGGTCCGCAGCCTCCTCtccattttttcttttcactctctttatttatttttgtatgcgTAAATCTGCTTTGGTGGGAAATTGAAAGATTGAGAACAAAATCGGCCTCGAAGGAGAATAAAGAAagtctctttctcctccattaAAGCTGCTAAGTGGCTGCTTTCATCCAAAGTTTCCCCGCATACTGGGAGTGTATACATATTGTAGAACATGTATTCCCAGCAGGATATAACTCAggatatacttttttttaatttaacaaaattAACGAATTGTTAATACGCGGCGTCAAATTAACAATGTGTGGGCACGAATTAGTcctagttataataataattaatatttcgAACGAATcacaatataattattaaacGAATTAAGGAGTGATCGAAACTCATGagaaagcatgagtcataacggagtggatccggtcatttttcaaaataaaacaccgtataaataaataaaacagaaataatgtaagttgtttattctttctgtgcggccacGTACCACATGACCCATGGCCCGGTAGTGGTCCTGAGGACATTGTGGGCGGAGCCTCTTTGGAGACGCCAGGCAGATTGCTCTGCTGCTTCACTTTCACTTTGTCAAGCTAAAGAAACACACGTGCGTCCTTCTCCAGCAGAataacagagaaaaaacaccGTAAGAGACGAGACGCGCACGAGAAGCAGGTGAGTGCGCGTTTGTCCTTCTGTCGGGATCAGGGACAGTTTGTCCTCACACTTTCTACGGACTGAGTTAGAGTtagttagtttagtttagtttagtttagtttagtttagtttagtttagttgtgTTTAGTTTAGTGAgagttagtttagtttagtttcagTCAAACACATTATTTGTGTGCTCACAACTGTAGAGAGACAAGAGTGTGTTGAGCTCAATCGATCTTTAAATTATAGTTTAAAGATAGTTTTTGATTGTTTGATATTTAgagtttatttttgaaaatgttgaacATATTTCTCTGCCTCTGAAACTGCAGCTGAGTTTCCGAGAAGTCAGgtgactgagagaaagagagaggggcagagagagagagaggaggggagggagagaatgagagagagagagaggggcagagggagggacagagagagatagagagagggagagagagagagaggcatggagagagagagagaggaaagggcagggagagagaggaagggagggttAGCAGGATAAGAggctaaaataaaacattgaggACATGTGCAGTGTTACAGCAACCTGTAAcactgctctcatctgtgaaaagcacagggcgccagtggcagacatgccaattctggtgttctatagcaaatgccaatcgagctccacggtgctgggcagtgagcaccgggcacactacaggacgtgGCGCCCTGAGGCCActctcatgaagtctgtttctgactgtttgggcagagacattcacaccagtggcctgctggaggtcattctgtagggctcgggcagtgctcaacctgttcctccttgcacaaagcagcagatatcggtcctgctgatgggttgaggaccttctacggccctgtccaactctcctagagtaactgcctgtctcctggaatctcctacatgttctggagattatgctgggagacacatcaaagctccttgcaacggcacgcatggttgtgccatcctggaggagttggacaatctgtgcaacttctgtagggttaagaaatcgcctcatgctcccagtagagataatgactctagctaaagccaacactaatggaaaaccagtcgaagtgatcaagagggagaaacttgaaacggcctccacatgcaaaaccactcctattttgggggtcgtctcattgttgcccctctagtgcacctgttgttaattccatcaacaccaatgcagctaaaactgattaacaacgccctctgctacttaactgaccagataattatcaaaaaagtgcaattgaattcatgccataccctgataaaaaagtgttcctttaatttttttgagcagtgtatataaTATGGAGGATACgtataaataaatgcatgaataaatacagaaatgcacAAATCAGTCggcattgaaaggcagaagtagtagAACTGGATCATCACACtgctgtgaccaatcctgcgtGAAACTGAGGTTAGgaccgcctttctcattagcatacggaCATGGACAGACAGAAGTAATCAACTTCAATATCAACTTGTTTCGTCTCTTTAACGTCAAACATCCTCTCTCTgacccgacctctgacctttgtctTCCAGCCTCACGTTCATCTTACTGACAAACTCCAGGAAACATCATGACCACCGCTGACAGGCTGCtggagcagatgttctcctggatcGACCAGAGGAGTCTCTGTGCGGACCAACTGGTCAAACTGGCCCGGGAGCTCGAGTCCCTCAGGAAGAAATGCAAAGCTGGTGAAGTTGTGGGCAGCTCGGTGGCTGTGGTGGGGGCTGCGTGTGTGATCGGCGCCGGCGTCACCCTCCTCACCGGCGGAGCAGCTGCTCCATTTTTAGGTTTGTTGGGAACAACATATTTAGGAGCTGGTGCCGTCGTCTCTGTGGCCACGAAACTCATCGAGCACTTCCTGTCCAGCAGCACCATGAAGGATGCACAGGAAATCGAAGAGAAAAGCAACCAATTAGCAGAAGACATTCAGCGACTGTTCAAGAAACTAaagtcagagaagaagaaggcgaACAAATTCGCCGACCCAGACGATTTGGACAAACACATCCTGACGGACATCCTGAGAGCTGTGGCAAAACGAAGTGGAGTGAAGATGAACATCAACTTCAGAATGATCGCCGACGATCCGAATTGGTCTGTTGGTGGAGGACAACATGTCACAAGGTTCAGTCCCGGCCTCAACCTTCCGATTCTGGAGAGCGTCACTGGAGTTTTAGGGTTTTTCACGCTCTCGTCTATCGGGAACCAATCTAAGTTTCTATTTGATAAAGGAAGTCAGCAGCTGATCAAGAAAATATCTGTGACTGGAATGAAAACAGTGCTCAAAGGAGGCGGCATGGTGAGATCCActtcctgtacacacacacttttcatatTCGATTCTTAATTGAATGTTGTTATGAAGGATAATTTGATCATCTGATAATAATCCTTTATGATCTGTTTCCGTCAATCATCAGCTGGTGGGAGGAGCTATTGGAATGGCGTTTGCGCTTAATGAGGCGATCGACAGCTGGACAGATCTGATCAAGAACAACAACGTGACTGAAGCCAGCCAATCCCTGCGAGACACAGCCGAAGCAATCCGAAAGATCTCACAGGCCCTGAAGGATCAGTTTAAAGATATGAAGTAAGTGATTctcagtttctgctgctgcaggtttgtCTCCTCTGGTAAAGAGCTGCAGCGGGAGACCGAAGGTCAACACATCCAAACCACTTCTACAACGTGACCTTCACTTCTCAGCAGTTTGAGCAGTATTTTTCACGTTGTGCTGTTACATCAGGTTTTGTCgcaatttaatgaaaaaagcATCAGATGTTTAGGGCAGAACCTTCATTCAAAGCAGTTTGACGTTTCTAATATTTACATCTGCAAACTAGGAACCACAGAGCATCACCTTAATGCAGCCTGTTAGCAgctgttcctgacatgttcctgacatgttcctgacatgttcctgacatgttcctgacatgttcctgacatattcctgacatgttctgcaggttctgtaTGTCGGAACAattgtctgagtcagtgtctctggacattttctggaacttttcctgcagcttcttcgTAAAATGTCCGTCCAGAAGATTCCAGAACCTCTACCAACATCCCCTGGTGTTAAAACTGGACTCCACAGCAACCAGGGAGACAAATCAAAGTGGACCTGCGACACCACCTGGTAGCTAAACCCGACACCTGGGAGCAACAAGCTTGTGACCAGTCAGGTGACTCAAGTCCCTGCAGAGCAACGTCCTGGACACATCCAGCTCGTACGAGTTCCAACACTATCAACACAACTAGTCCGAACTGCATCGTTGTCAACTAGTCATGTATAAGTGGGTTCAGCCTGGTGCAGTAATAAAGCACTGGTACCTACAGCAGATATGCAGCAGGGGGCACTGTTGTTTGACACAGAGCCAGAAGGAAACATGGTCAAACAACCAGATTCAGATGCTCTAATAAAACTAAGCCAGAGTAAATAGAAACGTCAAACGTAATGTAACACAACAGTAACGCAACAGTATGTATAAACATCTATAGCTACATACGCTTATGGCCAACGCTAGCAGCGACAGAGTTGACGAGGAAGGCAGACGACGATCAGAGACTTCTTTAAACATcttatctctctcacacaaattGACACGggttggaaaaaacatgtccCCTAAGATTAATTAACTAGTTGACTACTTTGTAGGAATAGTCAACACATACTTAAATGCAGTGATCAGGAATGCCCTCGCTCTTACTACCCACTGATGATGGACAACCACCATCTCAATTCACCGTGCTTAAACAATCGTTTAGGCACtagaacagcaaacacacatttcaactTCCCATTtcagtgtaaaatgtgtttgaagTCGTGCTAACTGGACCTTCTGCTGTTTTATTCACAGGCAGATGCTCGAGAAGATGGAAGAAGAACAGTGCGAGCAGGCGAAGGTTAAACGCATTATTGAAAACCCATACAGAAGCGCTGTAGACGAGAGAGAATTATTAAGGTATGCCATGAATAGATCCCCGAACAAAGAGGTGCAAGAATGGCTGAGGGAGAATCCAGGGACGGAGACTTTCATCAAACTTGTGGATTTGTTTCGATTAATGAAAAATCAAATCCTCGAGAAGTCAAAGAAGGACGAGTCTAATTACGAAGATACTGAAGTGGACATCATCTTTCTGGCTCACGGATCGATCACACAACCCATGATTCCAGCTTCCTGTCTCCGGCCCTGTTCCAACATCCAAGACGTGCTCCTGTATTCCCCCTGGAACTgtctcctcaatgctgatgcaGCCTACGGCATCGCTACAGGACTCATGCAGCCTGGGCACAGAAACTTTATCTGTGTTTCAGGAAGAGGCTGTAAATGTTATGAAAGACACTGGCCCGTGAAACTGCCACCTGGCTGGAACTCAATGGAGAAAGCAGGACAGATTCCCAACATCATGGTCAGTACTATCACGGATCCAGCAGATCGTGCATGGACGACTTTTGTCGATCTAACAGAAACATATGGTTCACCAAAGAAAGGCCGCATCGTTGTCCCGTTCATCCTTGGTGGTTGGGCAGTAACCGTCCCGTTCTTCATCGTCACCTGGGTCATGTCTCTGGTGCTGTTTATCTTCCAGATCAAAGCCACCGTCCATCTCGCCGCCTGTCTTGGTCATGGATCTACCTGCTGGAAGCTGCCCAGACACCTCCTGGAGAATCAGTACTCCTACACTGTCGACAACACCGTGATGACAGTGCAGCCCATTCCGCCCATCACCCACCCCTACCTGTACAGGAACCTACAGGCCATATTTGATTAGACGGACAAAACTtccacatgttctggagatGACAAGTTCTGTTCCAGAGAAAGTTTTGTCCATGCCTCAAGCTGAACTGAGAGATGATTTCCAGTACCCGGAATCGTGTTCACGATCTACGATCACTTTGAGAACTTCACAGTCGATTATTTTCCCCCCTCGACACAGATGAGTTATGAACGTTAGAAATCATATTTACTGTGATCTAACCCTGAagtagggcggctgtggctgaggggtcgagtggtcgtcctccaaccagatgGTCGGCTGATTGGATCAAATgtaatatgatgatgatgagttgGGGTGTCTGACATGGTCGCACCTGTATTGGAAAATTGTATAATCATACTATACTATGTATTATGCATGCTTATGTAACCACACTTATCTGTGCTTATGCATATCACGTGTGACAGTTGTCTGTTGGTGACTCACTAGCTGCTGGTCTCTGGGAATCCGGACATCGGAGCCACTAATCACTTTGCTGTCTCCTCCAGTCTTATCTTCGGGGGTGTACTTcgcattttcacacacacacaatttgcctcatacgCAAACACATCACCTAATAAACGTACACTTGAAAGACAATCAGGGTTTTTATGTCAGAAAATGATTTCCTCCACACACCTGAGCAACAGGTCCCTGGTTCAATTCCCGACTGGACGGACCAGCGTTTCATTTCTCTGACCTCAGTCAAGTAAACACAACAGCCAATGCTAGGATCACCTCCAGCAACCAACTCTGtgtccctgtgacctttgaccactgagaCTCATCAGTTCATCCGAGTCTAAATgtacatttgtaccaaatttgaaaggattttcTGATCTCCTGCCCAAAAGAAATAATGGAAAGTATGTACACGTACACGGTAATCTGATTACTTTCTGGCACGCAGACCCTGATGTATTTGTTTCCAAGCTGAACTGGTCCAACCTCTGAAGGAGCTGAACATGATCAGACACCTGCACGATGAAGAGGTGAGGAAGACGTGTTTGTCACATGTTCACGTGTCACACGGACTCAAACACCTCTGAAACTCAAAAGCAGAATGGGAACACTGTCCGTACCCTGAACTATCAATAATCACTTATATTGTTATACAATTTAATAATGATCAATTATGAAATCTGTTCAACCCATGAAAGCTGATAAtaaacatgaaactaaaaccATGAACCTGTTTGATCAGTTTACAGCTGAAGAACATGTGTGTAAatttcatttgtgtcattttactGGATGTGGACTAACAGGATGGAGTTtacactgcagctctgtgaacttcctgtttccacagtcacaatgaaagttcttgcagaaaaacacacagaaaaaaaaataacagaaacaccaaatatatttatatatttggtgTTTCTTAAAACAGTTTCACTCCTTTTATCATTTTTTCTGTATTATTGACTTACAGagcattacattattattattatcaacacaGCCTTACGTCCTTCACATGTAAACAGCACATTGGCTCAGATCTAAACTCACGTTGATGGACGAACTGATCAGGGACGAGAGTGATGAGAGTTTGGTCGTATCACACAGGCCCAACCAGGCTGCAGCTGTTTCCTGCTCTGAGCTGCAGGCGAAGTCAGTCAGTAAagaaaccagacgatcacagaCACATAATGAAAACTGACCGAGAGGAGAAATTAAACATGGAACTGAGCCAGGTGTCGAACGAGCAACAGAAGCAAATATGTCGTGAGGTTTCGTGGAATTAGACGACGAGAGGAGACAGTGGAGCTGAATGAAGAATCAAACAGAATCCAGGGGAGAGTCATTTGAGTTGAGCGgaggtttctcttcatctgctcCTGTGGTTCATCAGCTTCAATGATACAATACTGAGACACTTTGATATTTAATCTCCATATTAAGTACAACAGCAGTCAGAGTTGAACAGTATTCTCCCTCTGATGACCTTGTTTTCTCTAAACTCTAAGTCACAGGTCTTGAGTTCAGAGGGATCTTCATCTAAATAATGTCATGAATCCGGTCCCAGAGGAGCAGAACCACTAATGACCTTTATAATGAGAGGCCTGGAGTCAGCCtgcctctcctcacctcctgctgtgacCTCTGCCCCTTCACTGTTCGTCCTTTTGTCTTAAGCTCTCACTTTCCTTTTTCAACAGATTTATTTCTCTACGTCCTCCAGCTGGTCCGCAGCCTCCTCtccattttttcttttcactctctttatttatttttgtatgcgTAAATCTGCTTTGGTGGGAAATTGAAAGATTGAGAACAAAATCGGCCTCGAAGGAGAATAAAGAAagtctctttctcctccattaAAGCTGCTAAGTGGCTGCTTTCATCCAAAGTTTCTCCGCATACTGGGAGTGTATACATATTGTAGAACATGTATTCCCAGCAGGATATAACTCAggatatacttttttttaatttaacaaaattAACAATGTGTGGGCACGAATTAGTcctagttataataataattaatatttcgAACGAATcacaatataattattaaacGAATTAAGGAGTGATCGAAACTCATGagaaagcatgagtcataacggagtggatccggtcatttttcaaaataaaacaccgttcagaatcaaataataaataaaacagaaataatgtaagttgtttattctttctgtgcggccacGTACCACATGACCCATGGCCCGGTAGTGGTCCTGAGGACATTGTGGGCGGAGCCTCTTTGGAGACGCCAGGCAGATTGCTCTGCTGCTTTACTTTCACTTTGTCGagctataaaaacacacacgcgtCCTTCTCCTGCAGaataacagagagaaacaccGTAAGAGACGAGACGCGCACGAGAAGCAGGTGAGTGCGGGTTTGTCCTTCTGTCGGGATCAGGGACAGTTTGTCCTCACACGTTCTACGGActgagttagagttagagtctAACACATTATTTGTGtgctcacaactatagagagacaaGAGTGTGTTGAGCTCAATCGatctttaaattaaagtttaaagaTAGTTTTTGATTGTTTGATATTTAGAGTTTATTATTGATTATGTTGAACATATTTCTCTGCCTCTGAAACTGCAGCTGAGTTTCCGAGAAGTCACgtgactgagagaaagagagaggggcagagagagagagagagaggaaggggagggagagaaagagagagagaggtgcagagagagatagggagagagggagagggagggagagagagaggaggggagggagagaatgagagaaggaggggcagagagagatagagagagggagagagagagaggaatggagagagagagagaggaaagggcagagagagagggagagagagagaggaatggagagagagagagctagaggaagggagggagagagagagagagggagggagagagagagagaggaatggagagagagataaaggaaagggcagagagggagagagagagagtgagagagcagcagaagaCTCGGGTGAAGGGAGATAAAGACATAGAAGAACCAGAGGGAGGGGGTAGGCAGACAGAGTTTATAAACAAACTTGACATTTCATCTCAAACgtctttataatatatataatatggaggatatgtataaataaatgcatgaataaatacagaaa contains the following coding sequences:
- the LOC133017633 gene encoding uncharacterized protein LOC133017633, producing the protein MTTADRLLEQMFSWIDQRSLCADQLVKLARELESLRKKCKAGEVVGSSVAVVGAACVIGAGVTLLTGGAAAPFLGLLGTTYLGAGAVVSVATKLIEHFLSSSTMKDAQEIEEKSNQLAEDIQRLFKKLKSEKKKANKFADPDDLDKHILTDILRAVAKRSGVKMNINFRMIADDPNWSVGGGQHVTRFSPGLNLPILESVTGVLGFFTLSSIGNQSKFLFDKGSQQLIKKISVTGMKTVLKGGGMLVGGAIGMAFALNEAIDSWTDLIKNNNVTEASQSLRDTAEAIRKISQALKDQFKDMKQMLEKMEEEQCEQAKVKRIIENPYRSAVDERELLRYAMNRSPNKEVQEWLRENPGTETFIKLVDLFRLMKNQILEKSKKDESNYEDTEVDIIFLAHGSITQPMIPASCLRPCSNIQDVLLYSPWNCLLNADAAYGIATGLMQPGHRNFICVSGRGCKCYERHWPVKLPPGWNSMEKAGQIPNIMVSTITDPADRAWTTFVDLTETYGSPKKGRIVVPFILGGWAVTVPFFIVTWVMSLVLFIFQIKATVHLAACLGHGSTCWKLPRHLLENQYSYTVDNTVMTVQPIPPITHPYLYRNLQAIFD